TTCAAGAGCGTTGCCGATCTCTTGCAGGAGGGTTCCGATCCCGCTGCTGCTACCGTCACGGTACCGGAAAAGTTCAACGCCGATGCCTGTGCCGAGTGGCTGAAAAACCCTGAAAACTTCGAGAGCCGGTTCTGGAAGGAGATTTCGGCCCGTTGTATCGGCTGCGGCTCCTGTACCTACCTCTGTCCGACCTGTCACTGTTTTGACATCCAGGACGAAGGGGGCAGTTTTGAAGGTATCAGACGCAAAAACTGGGACAGCTGCTCCTTTGCACTCTTTACCATGCATACATCGGGTCATAACCCCCGCTCAACACAGTCTGCCCGCTGGCGCCAGCGCATCATGCACAAGTTCAACTATTTTCCCGGGAAGTTCAGTGCAAACAGCTGCAGCGGATGCGGCCGATGCACCAGAGAGTGCCCGGTTGACATGGGAATAACAGAAACTTTACAAGAGATCTCAAAATTATCGCAGTGACAGAAAACAACCACAACGCGGCACAGAACATCTACAAGCCGGCCACCATGAAAATCGTCGACCGCCACGACGAAGCGCCCGGCGTAAGAACCATGAAGCTGGAGTTTCAGGACCCGGCCGATCATGAGCTCTTCAAGGAGACCTACCGTACCGGCATGTTCGGGCTCTACGGTGTTTACGGAGAGGGTGAGAGCACCTTCTGCGTGGCAAGTCCGGAGACCCGCAAGGAGTACATCGAGTGCACCTTCCGTGAGTCGGGAAGAGTAACCTCGGCGCTTGCACGCGCCGATATCGGCGACCTTGTAACCTTCCGGGGGCCTTACGGCAACCGCTTTCCGCTTGAGGAGTTCTACGGCAAGAACCTGCTCTTCATTGCTGGAGGAATTGCCCTTCCTCCCACCAGAAGCGTTATCTGGTCATGCCTTGACCAGCGCGAGAAATTCGGCAAGGTAACCATTGTCTATGGCGCCCGCACTGTAGCTGATCTGGTCTACAAGCATGAACTTGAGGAGTGGATGCAGCGCGACGATGTGGAGCTGGTACTGGCGGTCGATCCGGGTGGAGAGTCGCCCGACTGGAAGCATCGTATCGGTTTTGTGCCGACCGTGCTTGAAGAGGCTGCCCCATCGCCCGACAACTGTGTTGCCGTGCTCTGTGGGCCGCCCATCATGATCAAGTTCACCCTGATATCGCTCAAAAAGCTCGGCTTTGATGAGTCAAATGTCTATACAACCCTTGAAAACCGCATGAAGTGCGGACTCGGCAAATGCGGCCGCTGCAATGTCGGTTCGATCTATGTCTGCAAGGAGGGACCGGTATTCACGGCTGAAGAGGTCTCCCGCATGCCGGCAGCTGATCTGTAACCGTAAAAGCAAATCAACAGAGCATTACCCTGAAAAACCGGTCCGGCTGATGAAAATCGGCCGGTTTTTTCGGATTGTTCCACCAGGGAAAGAGTCCGTACTCCCCCCTCCCCGTCGACATACAGCACTGCAGGGAGAGTCTTCCTTCTGAAATAAAGGGCTGAAGCAGTGTGTAGCTGAACTCCATACCAAAGCTCCCCTCATCGTTTACCATCGTCATTGTACGCATCCATGGATCCGCCGAGAGTTCGGTGTACCCCGCCGCCCTTTTTCTCGGCCCCTCAAATCGTAGCGCCACCCAGTGCCCTTCCGGAGTCATTTCAAATTCAAGATATGCCTCTCCGGCACCCCCATCACCGATAAAGAGTTCGGAGACCCCGTACTGCCACAAACCGTCAACAAAAGTGCCTCCATGGCTGGTTAAGGGCGGTTTACAGGCAAAGAGCGCTGAATCGGTGTGCATGGTTGTCCAGCGGAGAAAGGGAGCTTCGGGATCGGAGGCTCCATCGGCAAGTGAACGGAGCTGAGTCACCGCAACAAAAGCCGTGGCAGGCAGCTCCCGATCAAGAGCGGAGTAGCCGACGAGCGGCCCGTTGAGGAGAGTCCGGGGAAAGTGCGGCGGTAAAGGATCATCATCATCCGGGCAGTAGAGAAGTCCGGCCCACCCTTTAGCGGGATCACTCCGGTCCGGCTTACAGTCGACACCGCAGGAGTCAAGCAGCGTTTGCTCAAAACGTCCGATGCACTGCACTTCAAGATCGAGCCTGATACCGGCTTGCTCCAGGGCAGCGGATTTCATGCGCGAGGCTAACCGGAGCACATCAACAGCCGTTGCCCCTCCCGTATTGTAGATGAAGTTGGCATGATGCCGGCTGACCATGGCCCCGCCTTCAACTGCTCCCTTGAAGCCGAGCTCCTCAAAAATCCTGCCGCTTGATCGACCGGCCTCATAGTTGTTCTTGAAGGTGGAGCCACAGCTCGGATAATCGAAATGATGCTTGTGATCCCGCTCCAACTCATGCGCCTGCATCTGACGCCGGATCTCCTCCTGCGGGTTCTGTGCGGAAAAACGAAGCAAAACAGCAATTACCATTTCCGGGTTCTCCATCAGGGCGGTATGCTTGTAGCCGTGAAAGACCTCTTCGGGCGGCTTCCAGGAGAGCCGGCCGTCCAGCGAGAGCGTCAGAATCCCTGCGGTGATCGCAGAAACTTCGCCGCCGAAACAGCGGGCATTCATTCTGACGGTTGATCCTATCTGACCGGGAAGACGGTAGAGCCACTCCCCGCCGCTCCTTCCGCTTTTCAGCAGCTCTTCGGCAATAAGGGTGTTGTCTGCTCCCGCTTCACAGAGGAGCTCCTCGTCAGAGAGCCAGATGATCCTCTGCATCCCTTCAAGAGAGAGTACAATCCCGGGAAAATCCTCATCGGAAAAGATGATGTTGCTCCCTTTTCCCATAATGGCAAGAGGTAGCCGGTGCTCGCGGTTCCAGAAGAGAAGCGCGGCAAGATCAGCGATGCTTTCTGGCCGGGCAAGAAAACGGGCAGTGCCGCCAATGGCATAATAGCCCCGCTCCCGGAGAGGGACATTGGATTCGAAAAAAGAGGGCAGGATTAACTCACGCATGGAAAGAGCGATCGGTAGAAATCATTACAAGGGCACGCCGGACTTTGGATAATAACATAACCATACAGAAAGAATTCAGCAATCCAACCGTTATAATCGTCAGCAGGAAAACAAATAAAGAGCACTTTCAGATATATTCCATATTTTCCTCCCGCTCAGCAAAAAGAGCGAACTGTTCCTTACCAGCATCAGCACACCTTAAAGAAACACCATGCCTGAAAACAACAGCCGACAGGTTAATTTTGCTCTTGTCCAGATTACAACGGAGCAGCTTGATCTCTCTATGGATCTCTATAGTGAGGAAAAACCGGTAACCATGAGTGCCGGTCTCGATTTTGGCATACAGAGCAGCCAGAACCTGCTTAAAGTGCTCTTTAAAACCACCTTTCACCAGGAGAATATCCCCTTCATCACCATTGAAGCCGGATGTGTCTTTGCCATTGACCCTGAATCCTGGAACCTTTTCTGCAGCGAAAAGGATGGCTTTTTAACGCTTCCAAAAAACTTTGCCGGCCATCTCGCAACACTCACTTCAGGTGCGACTCGGGGAATATTGCACAGCAGGACTGAAAATACACCGATGAACCGCTTTTTCATTCCTGTCAGCAATATCGACGAGATGATACCGGGCAATCTCTCCCTGCCTCTTGACCCCGAGAAGTGAACGGTGAACAGGCAGAGGGGTAACCGTTCACGCTATCCGGGTAACCGTGCCGGGTTTTCTTGGTGCGGCATCCGGCCAGGGCTGGGCACTGTAGCCGAAAACAGCTGAAGCATAGGGTTGATGACCCTCCGGGAACCGCACGCCGATTTCAGCAAAAGTCTGGGGACCACCGTCACTCTGGTAGAGGATGAGGGGTGAATGGACCCAGCAGGAAGCGATACCGAGGGAGGCGGCAGCAAGCAGCATATTTTCCATGGCGAGCACACAATCCTCCCGGGGAGCAACGGCATAGCTGTCGGCGGAGATGATGAGAAGCATCGGCGCATGGTAAAAGACATGATAACCATCCTTGGCTGCCGTTTCGCGGAGTGCTGCATTGTCAGAGTAGAGAAAAACATTTTTGCAGGCCCTCTGAAAGGTTTCAAGCTTGTCGTGATGCTCTATTACCGTAAAATGCCATGGCTGCTGGCCCATGGCACTCGGAGCATACTGCCCTGCCTGGAGAATGGTGTTCAGCGCATCTTCTTCAAGCTGCCGCGGCTCGTAAGCGCGGATACTCCGTCGCCTGAGAATTGTTTCTATGGTATTGTTCATATCTCTGGTCATTTTGGTTACTCCCCCTCTCCCACCGGCTCGGTTGATGTCGAAAGAAAACCTCTCCCCTGGGCAAAATAGATATAGACCGGTTTTTCGTTTCGCAGCACGTCAAGCACACTCTGAAACATGGAAGATGGCAGATGCATGAAAATAGTGCTTCCGGACTGGCTGTCATTTTCAAAAAGCATCCCCGGATCATTGAACCTTATGTAACCGGCGACAGCTCCGTCTGGCCCGTAGAGTGCAATCTGGGCACGGTTTGTCTGGTACCCTTCAGGAGAGCCATAGAGAAGAATGTGATAGTTTTTAACTTCAGTGGTCATCGTTTTCTCCGGTTAATGGTTGACAGTTTTCTCTAAACGAGTGCGAAGATTTAATAGTTTTACCTCCCTGAAAAGAGTGATAAAAAGCGTTCAGCACTCCGGAGTGGTATTCTGCAGGCTGGGCCATTTATCAGCTCTTGTACTTTGCTTTACAAATAACGATATTGCGGAATACTCCGGATATGCTGCCGGACGTGCAATCACCAAAACCGTTCGGAACCTCATGAAGACAGCTCTCCCGCTTGCACTCCTCCTGCTTTTGCCGGCAACGAAGCCGCTGGTTGCAGAAAATGTAGTTCCGGCAAGCTCAGCGATATATCAGACCGGCTCAATCACCGTTCATATCAAGGGGCTTAAAAATCCCGACGGCATGCTTGGCTTTGCACTCTATACCACCAAGAGAGGCTTTCCCGACAAACCTGATTGCGCCTTTGCAACAAAAGTATGTAAAAACGGAAGTTCCTCAATTGACGCCACATTTGAAAATATCCCCTACGGATCCTATGCCGTAAGTGTGCTGCACGATGAAAACAGCAACGGCAGAATGGACAAGAACTTTATCGGCATTCCAAATGAGGGGTTCGGTGTTTCAAACAACCCTAAAATCAGGCGTGGTCCGCCATCATTCAGTGAAGCACTTTTTTCGCTTGACACCTCAAAGCTTGAGTTGAGTATTTCAATGAACTATTTCTAACCGCAGAGTTACCCTTAACAAAAGGAACCGTAATGAAGAAATCAACCATCCGTCTGTTAACCCTCTTCTCTTTTACTTCAGCTGCACTCCTGAGTGCGTGCAGCCCGACGGTAAAAGTTGAAGCTCCCGATAAACCCATTGTGATCAACATGAACATAAAAATCGATCACGAAATCAGAATCAGAGTTGACCGTGAACTGGACAACCTGCTTGACACCAAAAAAGGATTATTCTAACCCGGAGGAACACAACCATGAGAACCATACAGCGAATTGCGTCCAAAACAGCCCTCTTGATCATGCTTGCGCTCAGCATTACCCTCCCGGCATATGCGCTTGACCTTGAAACTGCCCGATCCAGCGGTCTTGCCGGAGAGGTGGATAACGGGCTGCTTGCCCTTCCTCCCGGAGCCTCATCTGCTGCTCAGGAGCTGATTACCACCATCAACAACTCCCGCCGCGCAGAGTATGCAAAAGTTGCAGCACAGAACAACCTGACGCTTGATGTCGTCGGTGCCATGATGTACGAAAAAATCTACTCACGGCTTCCGGCAGGTACGTGGGTTCAGGTCAGGGGCAACTGGGTAAAAAAGTAAACAACCCATGGGTATCGCTGTTCATTGTCCGGATAACGACGTATCGGAACCGATAACGGAATCGTACTGCGGAATCAATTAAGAGCGACGCACCCATAAAATTTTCTGTCCGTGAAAAAATGGCTGCCAGGCACGCTTGTTTTTCTCCTTCTGCTGCTGGTACTCCTGCCGGTGGCAGCATGGTTCTCTTTTCCCTTTGTGGTGCCATTGCTGCTCAACCGGGCTCTGGAAGGAAAACCGTTCCGGATTGAACTTTCCGGTCTTACATCTCCCGGCCTCTCTGGCTTGGGATTCCGCCAGTTGAAAGCCTCGTTTACCCCCCCTCCGGACGGGTGCAGCGATGAGCCGATAACCTTCACTCTCTCACTCATTAACGGCCGGCTCTCTTTTCATCCCGTGCTCACATACGGCCCAGCATCATGGGGGTTCATACCGGACAATGTTGATACCGAGATCTCCCTGCTGGCTGACTCTCTCTCTCTGGGCACCAATCCCGAGCTTTTTGTATTCAGTGACAGAACTCCCCGGATAACCGCCAGGATAAAAGCCTCCCGAAGCCGGGGGCTCTCCATCACACCGCTCTCTCTCTCCTACCCGGTAATTGATGGGAAGGCAGGTCGTGAAAAGCTTCGACTGGAAGGAGTAAACTACAGGGTAAAACTCAGTGAAGGGGGAAAGTGGCAGCAGGCCGTGGATACGCTCCGTGTTGCAGCTCTCTACAGTGACGGTACAGCTTCGCCAATCAGTAACTTCACGGCCCTTTTCGGCTCCAGGCGGGATCCGCTCAAACCCTGCACGCTGACGCTCAGCAATTGCTCCGTTGACCTCTTTGAGTGGCAGGCTTCATCACAGAAAATCGATTACGACCTTAAGGATAAAAAGACCAGTTTTACCCTCTCTCTGGCAGAAATTCCGCTCACCGGACTTCCGGGTTTTGACCGGGGCGGAAGCAAAACCCCTGCCGCCAGCGGCAGGGTAAGCGGATCACTGCCTATCGAGTTTCAGGACTCGACAGTAACCGTCAGAAATGCTGCGCTTGCGGCCACAAAAGGCTCCCGGATCATCTTCTACAGCAAAGAGAAGAGAGCCCTCTTCTCTTTTGATATCGGCGACGCCAAAGGGGGCGACAAGCTTCTGCATGAGCTCAACGCAACCATAAAACTTAACAGCAGCAACAAAAAACTTTCAGGACTTGCAATTCGAAGCATGTCGGCAACACTGCTCGGAGGAAAAATCTCCTCAACACCCTTCAGTTTCGATCCATCAACCAGAAGCAGCCGATTCACCATCAAACTGAACAATATCAAAGCTCTTGAACGGGTAAAACTGCACGGCGATTTCAAGGGATCACTTCATGGCTCCATCAGCGGAGTAGTGCCGATAACCATCGAAAAATCTCGCTTTGCCATCAGCAACGCCCGGCTCTACTCATCGGGAGGAGGAAAAGTAACCATTACAACTCCCCGCAAAAAGCAATCCACAGAGGAACGCATGTTCAGCGGTGCAAACCCCGATGCAAGCTACACTTTTGCGGAGCCTGATATCGTGCTCACCCGCTCGCTTGATGGAAGTCTCACCATCCGCTTTAAACTCAGCCGCCTCGACCGGAAAACATCATCAGGAGAGCTGCTGCTGATTGCTCCTCTTGGAACGATTACCCTCTGGAAGAACAGGCTTCATCCTGATATTGTATCACTGACTGACTTCAGTTCGGGATTGCTTGACGGTTCGCTCTCTATCGCACGCGTCGACTACGATATGGCAAAAAAAAGCGCGGAAACCACCCTTCACGTGAACAATATTCCCCTGCAGAAACTGCTGGATCTCCAGGGAACGAAAAAGATTTTTGCAACCGGTACGATCCAGGGCGACATCCCCATTGCCTTAAAGAATGAGTTGTTTGAAATTCGAAATGGAGGAATGAATGCCGAACAGAACGGTCAGATCATCTATGCCTCGACTGCGGAGGAGCGGGCTGCCGCCAACCAGGGGCTGCGCACAACCTATGAGGCGCTTTCAAACTTTCTTTATGTGCATTTGAATTCATCATTAAGCATGACCCCTGACGGCAAGTCTGTCATTGCTGTCCAGCTCAAGGGGAACAATCCCGATTTTCAGAATGGACGGGCGGTGGAGTTGAATCTCAATGTCGAACAGAATCTGCTTGAACTCATGCGAAGTCTCTCCATCTCTTCAAATGTCGAAGAGATGATTTCGGAGAAAGCACTGAAAATGCAGAAAAAATAGCTGCCCCACTCCTCTTCAGCTTCGTCAGAAGTTGAAGATTTTCACTTTTCCCTCCGTTATTCTCCTCACTGACAGACAAAACAAAACGAAGAAGCTCCTGAAACTGTTGTTGAAAGGTAATGTGTTGATGCAGGCTAATCAAACCAAACCCCGGCACTATGGAACGGAAACTATTCATCAGCAAGTTCGACCGCCAGCTCAAGGCGTGGGACCGCGATATCGCAAAGCTTGAAAAGAAAGCGGAAAAAATCACACAGAACCTCAAGCAGCATATCGAAACCGTAAAGCATCAGCGGGAAGCAGCTTCGACAAAAGCAACCGATCTTATGCACAGCAGCGAGGAGGCGTGGAATGAAGTTAAATACGGTGCTGAAAGGGCGATGACCGACCTGAAAAAGGCGTTCAAAAAAGCAAAATCGAAGTTCTGAAACCCTGAGCCGGAAAGAGATTCCGGGAGTATTGCGCATAATCGCCCGGGTGATCCGCCATAAAAAGGATCATTAGAATCCTGTTTTCTACAAATGAGTAGCAGTTGATAGAGATTCTACAAATATGTATGAATTTATCCGCATCAGCCGTCCGGGTCACAGCTCATAATTATTTGTAATAATTATAGTTAAAAGATCATACTTTTTACGGCACGGTTATTGCTTTAATAAAAGCATGCAGACGAAGTGATCCAGACAACCCTTTTAATACAGCAGTAATCATGAGCAGCGTAAATACTCTGTACGGAGATCTTTCGGGAGTGGAGTTCCGCACTCTCTTTTCAAACGGCAAGATGGACGGTTGTCTTGTCACAGAGCCCAACACCCTGACAACGCCCTACGGCACCCTTGTTCCCCAGTATGAAGCAGAGGATATGGGACGGCGAGCGGTAAAACCGATGTACTTCTACAAGGACGGCTCGCTCAAATCGATAGCACTGCAGTCACAAACCATGCTTGAAACACCAGTTGGAGCTATCCCTGCAGAACTGGTCACCTTTCACAAAAACGGCAGCATCAAGCGGATCTTTCCCCTTGACGGAAAGCTGAGTGGATTCTGGTCATGGAAAAACGAGTTTGCCCTTGCCGACCCAATTACCTTCAGCTCACCTGCAGGAGAGCTGACCGCGAAAATCATTGCCCTGCAGTTTTATGAGGGCGGTGCACTGAAAAGCATAACCCTCTGGCCCGGTCAAACCCTCAAGGTGGCAACCCCGGTTGGAGAGATCACAATCCGGACGGGACTGGCTTTCTATGAATCGGGCGAAATACGCTCGTTTGAGCCGCTTAAAAAAATTGATATCCCGACGCCAATCGGCATACTGACTGCTTACGATAACGAGCCGAACGGCATTCATGGCGATATAAACTCCGTCCAGCTCTCGGTGGATGGATCGGTTGAAGCCCTCAGTACGGTTGATCATGCCGTAGAGGTTTCAATACCGGGTTCCGGCAGTGAACTTTTTCGGCCCGGAGTAAAAAACAACGTGTGCGGTGATGAACGCAAGGTAAGCGTGCCGATGAAAGTTCGATTCGAAAAGAGCGCTGTTGTTTTTCACGACAATCCGGAATTCTCCTTCGATCTGGAAAAAAGCCGTTTTGCCATCATGCAGATGGACAGCGTAACCAAAGAACCCCTCTACTCCTGCGGGTAAAAAGAGATTTTGGATTTTGGATTCTGAATGTTGAATGGGTTTTTTCGATGTCATCCCGAACTGAAAGGAAGGATCTGCTTTTCGTAAAAGGAGATGTCTCTCGTTGATCGACATGAAAAAACAGAGGGAATTTTGAATTCCGCATTGTTGCAGTTGCAAACCTGCGTCTTTGCCCTTTGGTATTATTGTTTATAGGTCCTATAGGTCTCATGGGACTTATAGGACCTATAAAATTCAGAATTTTAAACTCTTCACCGCATTCTGGCCGGCCATCCAACCGGTTGAAAATGCTGCCTGGAGGTTGTAGCCTCCGATCTCTCCGGCATAGTCGAGCAGTTCACCGCATAAAAACAGCTTCGGCATGACCCGTGACTGCATGCTCTTCGGGTTCACCTCTGCAAGTGAAACACCGCCGGCCGATACCTCACCCTGATCAAGCACCGTTTCACGAACGCTTCCAAGCGGAAAGCGCTTCAGCACAGCAAGCAATGCGAGCCGTTTCTCTTTTGGAAGTATACTCCAGGTCACCTCACTCTGAATGGCGGCATGACGCATGATCGAGGGCACAAGAGCGGTAGGTATAGTACCGTGGGGTGCCGTGCCGAATGCTCCCTCGGGCGGCGCTATCGGGCAGATCTGCAGGAATTTGCGCACCATCTGTGCGCCATTTTTTTTGGTCTGGCGAAGCAGAAACTGTTCGAGTTCTGCAGTAGTATGATCAGGAAAAAGATCGGCAAAAAGCTGGCAGCTGCCCGACTCCCGCATAAGCTCTGCAATATCGCGTGAAAGCGAGAGCGCCGCAGGCCCGCTGAAACCGCGATGGGTGAAGAGCAGATCTCCTCGCCGTTCGACACTCCGGCCTCCCCCGGATGCGACAAGTCCGGCCGAACGCAGGGCAACTCCTGCAAGAGAGGCCGGAGGAGGCTTGATGGTGTAAACCGGAGTGAGTGCGGCCGAAGGTGCCATGATCGCATGACCGAATGCCTTTGCAATCGCAAGACCGTCTCCGGTTGTTCCTGTTCCGGAGTATGAAACACCGCCGGTAGCCAGAATCAGGGCATCTGAAGTGAACAGTGTAGCTGCACTTCTGACCTGAAACAGGCCATCCCTCTGCTGAACACTTTTGAC
The window above is part of the Candidatus Chlorobium masyuteum genome. Proteins encoded here:
- a CDS encoding YnbE family lipoprotein; protein product: MKKSTIRLLTLFSFTSAALLSACSPTVKVEAPDKPIVINMNIKIDHEIRIRVDRELDNLLDTKKGLF
- a CDS encoding BaiN/RdsA family NAD(P)/FAD-dependent oxidoreductase codes for the protein MKKTAPVKERERTPIASHSSIIIIGGGASGLLAAVSARRAAEDAGIGTEACTITLLERNPRTGTKLRLSGGGKCNVTHEGSPQELLEKGFIRRNEQRFLRHALYSFTSSDLLQLLLARGVATEVRADGKVFPENGEASTVAIAFEELQRISSVVVHTSCRVKSVQQRDGLFQVRSAATLFTSDALILATGGVSYSGTGTTGDGLAIAKAFGHAIMAPSAALTPVYTIKPPPASLAGVALRSAGLVASGGGRSVERRGDLLFTHRGFSGPAALSLSRDIAELMRESGSCQLFADLFPDHTTAELEQFLLRQTKKNGAQMVRKFLQICPIAPPEGAFGTAPHGTIPTALVPSIMRHAAIQSEVTWSILPKEKRLALLAVLKRFPLGSVRETVLDQGEVSAGGVSLAEVNPKSMQSRVMPKLFLCGELLDYAGEIGGYNLQAAFSTGWMAGQNAVKSLKF
- a CDS encoding sll1863 family stress response protein; this translates as MERKLFISKFDRQLKAWDRDIAKLEKKAEKITQNLKQHIETVKHQREAASTKATDLMHSSEEAWNEVKYGAERAMTDLKKAFKKAKSKF
- a CDS encoding nitroreductase family protein, whose amino-acid sequence is MTRDMNNTIETILRRRSIRAYEPRQLEEDALNTILQAGQYAPSAMGQQPWHFTVIEHHDKLETFQRACKNVFLYSDNAALRETAAKDGYHVFYHAPMLLIISADSYAVAPREDCVLAMENMLLAAASLGIASCWVHSPLILYQSDGGPQTFAEIGVRFPEGHQPYASAVFGYSAQPWPDAAPRKPGTVTRIA
- a CDS encoding intermembrane phospholipid transport protein YdbH family protein; translation: MKKWLPGTLVFLLLLLVLLPVAAWFSFPFVVPLLLNRALEGKPFRIELSGLTSPGLSGLGFRQLKASFTPPPDGCSDEPITFTLSLINGRLSFHPVLTYGPASWGFIPDNVDTEISLLADSLSLGTNPELFVFSDRTPRITARIKASRSRGLSITPLSLSYPVIDGKAGREKLRLEGVNYRVKLSEGGKWQQAVDTLRVAALYSDGTASPISNFTALFGSRRDPLKPCTLTLSNCSVDLFEWQASSQKIDYDLKDKKTSFTLSLAEIPLTGLPGFDRGGSKTPAASGRVSGSLPIEFQDSTVTVRNAALAATKGSRIIFYSKEKRALFSFDIGDAKGGDKLLHELNATIKLNSSNKKLSGLAIRSMSATLLGGKISSTPFSFDPSTRSSRFTIKLNNIKALERVKLHGDFKGSLHGSISGVVPITIEKSRFAISNARLYSSGGGKVTITTPRKKQSTEERMFSGANPDASYTFAEPDIVLTRSLDGSLTIRFKLSRLDRKTSSGELLLIAPLGTITLWKNRLHPDIVSLTDFSSGLLDGSLSIARVDYDMAKKSAETTLHVNNIPLQKLLDLQGTKKIFATGTIQGDIPIALKNELFEIRNGGMNAEQNGQIIYASTAEERAAANQGLRTTYEALSNFLYVHLNSSLSMTPDGKSVIAVQLKGNNPDFQNGRAVELNLNVEQNLLELMRSLSISSNVEEMISEKALKMQKK
- a CDS encoding FAD/NAD(P)-binding protein; its protein translation is MKIVDRHDEAPGVRTMKLEFQDPADHELFKETYRTGMFGLYGVYGEGESTFCVASPETRKEYIECTFRESGRVTSALARADIGDLVTFRGPYGNRFPLEEFYGKNLLFIAGGIALPPTRSVIWSCLDQREKFGKVTIVYGARTVADLVYKHELEEWMQRDDVELVLAVDPGGESPDWKHRIGFVPTVLEEAAPSPDNCVAVLCGPPIMIKFTLISLKKLGFDESNVYTTLENRMKCGLGKCGRCNVGSIYVCKEGPVFTAEEVSRMPAADL
- a CDS encoding DUF2141 domain-containing protein, which translates into the protein MKTALPLALLLLLPATKPLVAENVVPASSAIYQTGSITVHIKGLKNPDGMLGFALYTTKRGFPDKPDCAFATKVCKNGSSSIDATFENIPYGSYAVSVLHDENSNGRMDKNFIGIPNEGFGVSNNPKIRRGPPSFSEALFSLDTSKLELSISMNYF
- a CDS encoding YdbL family protein → MRTIQRIASKTALLIMLALSITLPAYALDLETARSSGLAGEVDNGLLALPPGASSAAQELITTINNSRRAEYAKVAAQNNLTLDVVGAMMYEKIYSRLPAGTWVQVRGNWVKK
- the murB gene encoding UDP-N-acetylmuramate dehydrogenase, which translates into the protein MRELILPSFFESNVPLRERGYYAIGGTARFLARPESIADLAALLFWNREHRLPLAIMGKGSNIIFSDEDFPGIVLSLEGMQRIIWLSDEELLCEAGADNTLIAEELLKSGRSGGEWLYRLPGQIGSTVRMNARCFGGEVSAITAGILTLSLDGRLSWKPPEEVFHGYKHTALMENPEMVIAVLLRFSAQNPQEEIRRQMQAHELERDHKHHFDYPSCGSTFKNNYEAGRSSGRIFEELGFKGAVEGGAMVSRHHANFIYNTGGATAVDVLRLASRMKSAALEQAGIRLDLEVQCIGRFEQTLLDSCGVDCKPDRSDPAKGWAGLLYCPDDDDPLPPHFPRTLLNGPLVGYSALDRELPATAFVAVTQLRSLADGASDPEAPFLRWTTMHTDSALFACKPPLTSHGGTFVDGLWQYGVSELFIGDGGAGEAYLEFEMTPEGHWVALRFEGPRKRAAGYTELSADPWMRTMTMVNDEGSFGMEFSYTLLQPFISEGRLSLQCCMSTGRGEYGLFPWWNNPKKPADFHQPDRFFRVMLC